The Virgibacillus sp. MSP4-1 genome has a segment encoding these proteins:
- a CDS encoding diacylglycerol kinase family protein — protein MYLFIVNPVSGNGRGKKVYEKIKQEPLYKKKECRAFFTEYEGHARSLASHLAEMFKDRVNAILVVGGDGTLHEVVNGLHRYPDVKVAFIPAGSGNDFARGCKLTLKNESLFKQILESPSWKPYWLGKIKNIKSENQALYFSNSIGFGFDGEVASVTNKAGYTKLLSLLKLSRLQYVIALLQVLLSYQPKKLELELDGKKRKIENAFMVTITNHPYFGGGMKIVPDASIHPHHLYVMIIENISKVKVLFLFFTVFFGKHLSFKEVKVYQAETIRVQSNEKIDYQVDGNSGKCTNCTVSKENSTRQIHRFL, from the coding sequence ATGTATCTATTCATTGTAAACCCTGTTTCAGGAAATGGCAGGGGAAAGAAAGTCTATGAAAAAATTAAGCAGGAACCTCTTTATAAGAAAAAGGAATGCCGTGCATTTTTTACCGAATATGAAGGTCACGCCCGCTCTTTGGCCAGTCATTTGGCAGAAATGTTCAAAGATCGCGTGAACGCTATTCTAGTCGTAGGCGGAGACGGTACCTTGCATGAAGTAGTTAATGGACTCCATCGGTATCCAGATGTGAAAGTAGCGTTTATCCCTGCAGGTTCAGGAAACGACTTTGCCAGGGGCTGTAAGCTTACTTTGAAAAATGAGTCCCTCTTCAAACAGATATTAGAATCCCCATCATGGAAACCTTATTGGCTTGGCAAGATTAAAAATATCAAATCTGAAAATCAAGCCCTGTATTTTTCAAATAGTATCGGATTTGGCTTTGACGGTGAAGTGGCAAGCGTGACCAATAAGGCAGGCTATACAAAGCTTCTTAGCCTGTTAAAGCTGAGCAGGCTCCAATATGTGATTGCCTTATTGCAGGTTTTACTTTCCTATCAGCCTAAAAAATTAGAACTTGAACTGGATGGAAAAAAGAGAAAAATAGAAAATGCTTTTATGGTGACGATTACTAACCATCCGTATTTTGGCGGGGGAATGAAAATAGTACCAGATGCGTCCATTCATCCCCATCATCTATACGTCATGATTATTGAAAACATATCCAAGGTAAAAGTACTCTTTTTATTCTTCACAGTCTTTTTTGGAAAACATTTGTCTTTTAAAGAAGTGAAAGTCTATCAGGCAGAAACGATTCGGGTACAATCCAATGAAAAGATTGATTATCAGGTTGACGGAAATTCAGGAAAATGCACGAACTGCACCGTTTCTAAAGAAAATTCGACAAGACAAATTCATAGATTTTTATAA
- the thpR gene encoding RNA 2',3'-cyclic phosphodiesterase, with the protein MGHHPHYFIGIPIPEELRNWLSSWQEEISNAAMYKTWTNEEDFHITLKFLGGMNTATFNRVAELIDNLEPPEVFFTEIGDLGFFGKKSQPRVVWAGVDPSPSLLGLQNQIEEKLSELGVEQDHRPYKPHITLAKKWADLDSSLSSREDLKQNLPGPNTQRMLIDEFHIYQIEPQKEVKYKPVLTKNLKE; encoded by the coding sequence ATGGGACATCATCCGCATTATTTTATCGGAATTCCTATCCCAGAAGAACTAAGGAACTGGCTGAGCAGCTGGCAGGAGGAAATCTCCAATGCTGCAATGTATAAAACATGGACAAACGAAGAGGACTTTCACATTACCTTAAAGTTTTTAGGTGGGATGAATACGGCTACATTCAATCGGGTGGCTGAGCTCATAGATAACCTTGAACCTCCTGAAGTATTTTTTACTGAAATTGGTGACCTGGGCTTCTTTGGAAAGAAGTCTCAGCCAAGAGTAGTCTGGGCAGGTGTGGATCCCTCTCCATCATTACTGGGATTGCAAAACCAAATTGAAGAAAAACTGTCCGAATTAGGAGTTGAACAGGATCACCGGCCGTATAAGCCTCATATAACCCTGGCAAAAAAATGGGCGGATCTAGACTCTTCTTTGTCTTCAAGAGAAGATCTTAAGCAAAATCTGCCTGGACCGAACACACAAAGGATGCTTATTGATGAATTTCACATCTATCAGATTGAACCACAAAAAGAAGTGAAATATAAGCCCGTATTGACGAAAAATTTAAAAGAATAA
- a CDS encoding TrkA family potassium uptake protein, with the protein MIIFRKLFIKMVDLSNRLLFLFSFLLVVFSTIIIMKLDPETFTNWFEALWWVMTTVTTVGYGDYAPITMEGRVFAMVLYIVGIGLIGVVIGKVVDGLSTFRIRREEGKIMYKGKGHYIIIGWSKKANYALQEMLKTNEDIDVVIIDEQEKAPVLSEHIYFVRGYAASTETLEKANIKEAESVLIFADDSIEETQLVDGKTLLIASTVESIAPDVHTVVEVMDESHIKNFKHNQVDDFIFSHETISSLAVRSIFSRGISEVYGQLLQRKHGDDLYQIPKKPEWYTYGDAFQELLKEGATLIADGNNLGINRMLKSPIRDHAKLYVVCDKTTYDRLISKS; encoded by the coding sequence ATGATTATCTTTCGCAAGCTGTTTATCAAAATGGTAGATTTGAGTAATCGTCTGTTATTTCTGTTCAGCTTCTTACTGGTTGTCTTCAGTACGATTATCATTATGAAATTAGATCCGGAGACTTTTACAAACTGGTTTGAAGCACTCTGGTGGGTGATGACAACCGTTACCACAGTCGGATATGGGGACTATGCTCCCATAACGATGGAGGGAAGAGTTTTTGCTATGGTCCTCTATATAGTGGGAATCGGCCTCATTGGTGTAGTGATAGGAAAAGTTGTAGATGGTCTGTCAACTTTCCGGATAAGAAGAGAGGAGGGAAAAATCATGTATAAAGGAAAAGGACATTATATTATAATAGGCTGGTCAAAAAAAGCGAATTATGCCCTTCAGGAAATGCTGAAAACAAATGAGGATATCGATGTTGTAATCATTGATGAACAGGAAAAAGCCCCTGTTCTTAGTGAACATATTTATTTTGTTCGAGGTTATGCTGCTTCAACAGAAACTCTGGAGAAGGCGAATATAAAAGAAGCTGAATCCGTACTGATTTTTGCCGATGATTCAATTGAAGAAACTCAATTAGTAGATGGGAAGACATTGTTAATTGCTTCGACCGTTGAATCTATTGCTCCTGACGTACATACCGTGGTTGAGGTAATGGATGAGTCTCATATTAAGAATTTCAAACATAATCAAGTGGATGATTTCATATTTTCTCATGAAACCATATCCTCGTTGGCCGTTCGAAGTATATTCTCAAGGGGAATTTCCGAGGTATATGGTCAACTGCTGCAAAGAAAGCATGGAGACGATTTATATCAAATCCCTAAAAAACCAGAGTGGTATACTTATGGCGATGCTTTTCAGGAACTGTTAAAAGAAGGTGCAACGTTAATAGCGGACGGTAACAATTTAGGAATCAACCGAATGCTCAAGTCACCAATCAGGGATCATGCCAAATTATACGTCGTTTGTGATAAGACCACTTATGATCGATTAATTTCTAAGTCATAA
- a CDS encoding PepSY domain-containing protein, giving the protein MNFRNLLIGIGVGTSIGFALGKAIPAPSLSPEKVLHMTKKKFREGGPISGSWIYMKPEQLTREDVYDQVYRGGISREIDGETIQYEFYADARTGSIIDISRIQLNTENPLPEEE; this is encoded by the coding sequence ATGAATTTCAGGAATTTACTTATTGGTATTGGCGTAGGGACTTCCATTGGATTTGCTCTGGGAAAAGCGATCCCTGCTCCTTCATTATCACCTGAGAAAGTCCTTCATATGACGAAGAAAAAGTTTAGAGAGGGAGGTCCTATTTCAGGTTCCTGGATTTACATGAAGCCTGAACAATTAACCAGAGAAGATGTATACGACCAGGTATACAGAGGTGGAATCTCACGGGAAATTGATGGAGAGACGATTCAATATGAGTTTTACGCAGATGCCCGAACAGGTTCAATTATTGATATTTCCAGAATTCAATTAAATACTGAAAACCCCTTGCCTGAAGAAGAATAA
- a CDS encoding M42 family metallopeptidase → MNQETLELFRTLTELPAAPGNEHQVRKFMRQELGKYSDEVIQDNLGGVFGVKKGKGPKVMVAGHMDEVGFMVTQITKNGMLRFQTLGGWWSQVLLAQRVEVITENGPVTGVIGSTPPHNLTPEQRKKPMDVKDMLIDIGADDEEDAKRIGIKPGQQIVPVSPFTPMANEKKILAKAWDNRYGCGLSIELLKALQNEELPNELYSGATVQEEVGLRGSKVSANMINPDLFFALDASPANDMSGDDSKFGHIGKGALLRIYDRSMITLPGMKDFILDTAETNNIPYQYFVSNGGTDAGSVHLSNSGIPSAVIGVCSRYIHTHSSILHVDDYAAAKELITKLVKSADQNTVDTIRNK, encoded by the coding sequence ATGAACCAAGAGACATTGGAATTATTTCGTACCTTAACTGAGCTCCCAGCAGCACCTGGGAATGAGCATCAGGTACGTAAGTTTATGAGACAGGAACTTGGAAAATATTCCGATGAAGTGATTCAGGACAATTTAGGGGGCGTATTTGGTGTCAAAAAAGGCAAAGGCCCGAAAGTGATGGTGGCCGGGCACATGGATGAAGTAGGATTCATGGTCACACAAATTACCAAAAATGGGATGCTCCGTTTTCAAACCTTAGGAGGATGGTGGAGCCAGGTTCTACTCGCACAACGTGTTGAAGTGATTACAGAAAATGGTCCTGTTACTGGGGTAATTGGCTCAACTCCTCCACATAATCTGACACCGGAACAACGGAAAAAACCTATGGATGTAAAAGATATGCTAATTGATATTGGAGCTGATGATGAAGAAGATGCCAAAAGGATTGGAATCAAACCTGGACAGCAAATTGTTCCTGTTAGTCCGTTTACTCCAATGGCGAACGAAAAAAAGATATTAGCCAAAGCCTGGGACAACCGTTATGGTTGCGGACTTTCGATTGAATTATTAAAGGCATTGCAAAATGAGGAATTACCAAATGAATTGTATTCAGGTGCAACTGTGCAGGAAGAAGTGGGCTTAAGAGGTTCAAAAGTTTCAGCAAATATGATTAACCCTGATCTTTTCTTTGCATTGGATGCGTCACCCGCGAATGATATGTCCGGGGATGATAGTAAATTTGGGCATATTGGTAAGGGCGCACTCCTGCGAATATATGACCGCTCGATGATTACGTTACCTGGTATGAAAGATTTTATCCTGGATACAGCAGAAACAAACAATATTCCTTATCAGTATTTTGTATCGAATGGTGGTACGGATGCAGGAAGTGTCCACTTGTCAAATAGCGGGATACCTTCAGCTGTAATTGGAGTCTGCTCAAGATATATTCATACTCATTCATCCATTCTTCATGTAGATGACTATGCAGCTGCCAAAGAGCTAATTACTAAATTGGTGAAATCTGCTGACCAGAATACTGTGGATACGATACGTAATAAATAA
- a CDS encoding phosphotransferase family protein has product MEQILGKEWTITPAGGSTGEAYYAQHQEKRLFLKRNSSPFIAVLSAEGIVPKLVWTKRLENGDVITAQHWLEGRHLEQTEMKHERVASLLSKIHHSSELLHMFMRMGKKPLEPESILQHLKDIHHVQSKMDTSLDIHKGLKFLQEYLPYVRNQKKVVCHCDVNHNNWLLARNDELYLIDWENAMIADPAMDIGLLLHNYVPEDEWQEWLNIYGIELDEPLRYRMNWYVVVQTISFIQWHFERNEFQEVSNWMKTLQTFFRKIGF; this is encoded by the coding sequence TTGGAACAAATACTAGGTAAAGAGTGGACAATAACACCAGCAGGAGGCTCAACAGGTGAAGCCTACTATGCCCAGCACCAGGAAAAACGACTATTCTTAAAGCGAAATTCTTCTCCTTTTATTGCAGTTTTGTCTGCAGAAGGAATTGTTCCAAAACTCGTTTGGACAAAGCGTCTGGAAAATGGCGATGTCATTACAGCCCAGCACTGGCTAGAGGGCAGACATTTAGAGCAAACAGAAATGAAGCATGAACGGGTTGCCTCATTGCTAAGCAAAATTCACCATTCTTCAGAGCTGCTTCACATGTTTATGCGAATGGGGAAAAAACCACTTGAACCCGAAAGTATTTTACAGCATTTAAAGGATATTCATCATGTTCAGAGTAAGATGGATACAAGTCTTGATATTCATAAGGGATTAAAGTTCTTACAGGAATATTTGCCATATGTCCGGAATCAGAAAAAGGTGGTCTGTCATTGTGATGTCAATCATAACAACTGGTTATTGGCAAGAAATGACGAACTTTATTTGATTGACTGGGAAAATGCGATGATAGCTGATCCCGCTATGGACATAGGATTGTTATTGCACAATTATGTACCTGAGGATGAGTGGCAGGAATGGCTGAATATATACGGTATTGAACTGGACGAACCATTACGATATCGTATGAATTGGTATGTGGTCGTCCAAACCATCTCATTTATTCAATGGCACTTTGAACGTAATGAGTTTCAGGAAGTTAGCAACTGGATGAAAACTCTCCAGACTTTTTTCCGTAAAATAGGCTTTTAA
- the trmB gene encoding tRNA (guanosine(46)-N7)-methyltransferase TrmB has translation MRLRNKPWADDFIKENHHITELSPLSYKGSWKDLFVNHQPVHLEIGTGKGQFIANMAKQHPDINFIGMERVKNVIVGAIRKVDAADVRNVRLINENAKDLRDFFAQNEIDQIYLNFSDPWPKNRHEKRRLTFHTFLEQYEDILRPDGEIVLKTDNQKFFEYSLVSFSQYGMKFEEVTLDLHAAEDPLNVMTEYEEKFSEKGQRIYRCRVRFS, from the coding sequence ATGAGACTTAGAAATAAGCCCTGGGCAGATGATTTTATAAAGGAAAATCATCATATCACTGAATTATCACCTCTATCTTATAAAGGAAGCTGGAAGGATCTTTTTGTAAATCACCAGCCTGTTCATTTGGAAATTGGAACTGGAAAGGGACAATTTATTGCGAATATGGCGAAGCAGCATCCTGATATTAACTTCATAGGTATGGAGCGGGTGAAAAATGTCATAGTTGGTGCTATCAGGAAAGTGGACGCAGCAGATGTGAGAAATGTGCGTCTTATTAATGAAAATGCGAAGGACTTAAGAGACTTTTTTGCCCAAAATGAAATCGACCAAATCTATTTGAATTTTTCTGATCCCTGGCCAAAGAACCGGCATGAAAAAAGACGGTTAACCTTCCATACGTTTTTAGAGCAATATGAGGATATCCTGAGACCTGATGGTGAGATTGTCTTAAAAACAGATAATCAGAAGTTCTTTGAGTATTCGCTTGTGTCTTTCTCCCAATACGGAATGAAATTTGAGGAGGTAACCCTGGATCTGCATGCTGCTGAAGATCCATTGAATGTTATGACTGAATATGAAGAGAAGTTTTCGGAAAAAGGCCAAAGAATATACCGTTGTCGTGTGCGTTTTTCATAA
- a CDS encoding MBL fold metallo-hydrolase encodes METLEVGRAKLTWLNGGVNHLDGGAMFGVVPKPLWSRKYPVNDKNQIELRTDPILLQIDGKNFLIDSGIGVDKFTEKQIRNFGVLEQSNVEQSLQELAMTTQDIDGVLMTHLHFDHASGLTKWQGDNLVPAFENAIIYTSEVEWYEMRNPNLRSQNTYWEENWKPVQQNVETFSDEMEVVPGLNMIHTGGHSDGHAILVFEEGEEVFIHMADIMPTHAHQNPLWVLAYDDYPVTSVHQKEKWMKTGYAKKAWYTFYHDAHYRALKFDTNGEWLNQVPRQRYSYK; translated from the coding sequence TTGGAAACGCTAGAGGTAGGCCGTGCTAAGTTAACGTGGTTAAATGGTGGTGTCAATCATCTTGATGGGGGCGCAATGTTTGGGGTCGTGCCAAAACCCTTATGGAGCAGGAAGTATCCTGTAAATGATAAGAATCAGATTGAATTGCGAACAGACCCGATTCTATTACAGATTGATGGAAAAAACTTTTTGATAGACTCAGGTATTGGTGTTGACAAATTTACTGAAAAACAAATTCGGAACTTTGGTGTTTTGGAACAGTCTAATGTTGAGCAGTCTTTACAGGAATTAGCCATGACAACACAGGATATTGATGGAGTACTTATGACACATCTTCACTTTGACCATGCGAGTGGGTTAACGAAGTGGCAGGGGGACAATTTGGTGCCTGCTTTTGAAAACGCAATCATTTACACTTCAGAGGTGGAATGGTATGAAATGAGAAATCCCAATTTACGTTCACAGAATACCTATTGGGAAGAAAATTGGAAGCCCGTGCAGCAAAATGTAGAAACATTTTCCGATGAGATGGAAGTTGTTCCAGGTCTTAATATGATTCATACAGGTGGACATAGTGATGGACATGCTATACTTGTATTTGAAGAAGGGGAAGAGGTGTTTATCCATATGGCGGATATTATGCCGACCCATGCACACCAAAATCCATTATGGGTTTTAGCTTATGATGACTATCCAGTAACGTCCGTACACCAGAAGGAGAAGTGGATGAAGACTGGATATGCGAAAAAGGCATGGTATACGTTTTATCATGACGCACATTATCGGGCCTTAAAATTTGATACGAATGGTGAATGGTTAAATCAGGTCCCCCGTCAACGGTATTCATATAAGTAG